One window of Paludibacter propionicigenes WB4 genomic DNA carries:
- a CDS encoding FtsX-like permease family protein, producing MSFSFRIARRYLFSKKSHNAINIISGISAGGVAVGTMALVCVLSVFNGFDSLISNMFSAFDPDLKITLTHGKTFDVNSVEFNQLRKDKSVAYFTEVIEENALLRFKNKQMPATVKGVGNDFEKMTRIDSIMYDGNFILYDGAFQRAVPGVGVAGILGLGAHFIDPLYIFAPKRTSKINLLRPENSFNQIGTFVSGIFTVKQSVYDDHYVLVSIDVARDLFEYQKSTVSAVELKLAKGVDSDVFQAKIRKQLGKDYQVKNRYEQQESFFKIMKIEKWITYLILCFILLIASFNIIGSLSMLIIDKKADIETLRNLGADNELIKRIFLFEGWMISGVGALIGIGFGSILCLLQEYFGFLKLGTGYIVDAYPVVTNVMDMLLVFVTVLIMGFLAAYYPVRYIRIKERLSE from the coding sequence TTGTCTTTTTCATTTCGTATAGCACGACGCTATCTTTTTTCCAAAAAGTCGCACAATGCCATCAATATCATTTCAGGTATTTCGGCAGGTGGTGTGGCCGTAGGAACGATGGCGTTGGTATGCGTATTGTCTGTATTCAATGGGTTTGATTCGTTAATTTCAAATATGTTCTCGGCCTTCGATCCTGATTTGAAAATTACGTTGACTCACGGAAAAACTTTTGATGTCAATTCTGTTGAATTCAATCAGCTACGAAAAGATAAATCGGTTGCTTATTTTACCGAAGTGATTGAGGAGAATGCTTTGTTGAGGTTTAAAAATAAACAAATGCCGGCCACGGTCAAAGGTGTTGGCAACGATTTTGAAAAGATGACCCGCATCGACAGCATTATGTACGATGGCAATTTTATTTTGTACGATGGTGCATTTCAGCGCGCGGTTCCGGGTGTGGGAGTTGCAGGTATTTTAGGACTGGGAGCGCATTTTATTGATCCGCTTTACATTTTTGCACCCAAACGAACGTCTAAGATTAATCTGCTTCGTCCCGAGAATAGTTTTAATCAGATAGGCACATTTGTTTCCGGAATATTCACGGTTAAACAATCGGTTTACGATGATCACTATGTGTTGGTTTCCATAGATGTGGCCCGCGACTTATTTGAATACCAAAAATCGACTGTTTCTGCTGTCGAGCTTAAACTGGCTAAGGGAGTGGATTCTGATGTTTTTCAAGCCAAAATAAGAAAACAACTCGGCAAAGATTATCAGGTAAAGAACCGCTATGAGCAGCAGGAGAGCTTCTTCAAAATCATGAAAATTGAAAAATGGATTACTTACCTGATTCTGTGTTTTATTTTACTGATAGCCAGCTTCAATATTATTGGATCACTTTCGATGCTTATAATCGATAAGAAAGCTGATATTGAAACCCTTCGTAATTTGGGAGCCGACAATGAGCTTATAAAAAGAATATTCTTGTTCGAAGGCTGGATGATTTCCGGAGTAGGAGCTTTAATCGGAATTGGGTTTGGTTCCATATTGTGCTTGTTGCAGGAGTATTTTGGGTTCCTGAAATTGGGTACCGGGTATATAGTTGATGCTTATCCGGTGGTTACCAATGTGATGGATATGCTTCTTGTATTTGTTACCGTCCTGATTATGGGATTCCTGGCGGCTTACTATCCTGTGCGCTACATAAGAATTAAGGAGCGTTTATCTGAATAA
- a CDS encoding TerB family tellurite resistance protein has translation MGSFGKWIGGGLGWAVGGPIGALVGFALGSMFDGSVTAGTAQLPGHTAEGDFKMSLLVLVACIMKADGRVDKAELAVVKKFLVANFGEEGALDALQILKKLLDQPIDETEVAMQIGQNLNYSSKLELLHLLFNIAYADGEVVASELNTIQRIAQIFRIDRLDFESIKAPYMKHVDTNWAYKSLEIEPSATNEEIKKAYRKMAMKYHPDKVNDLGEEVKKSATEKFRSINEAYESLKKQRGIN, from the coding sequence ATGGGAAGTTTTGGAAAATGGATAGGTGGTGGCCTGGGTTGGGCTGTTGGTGGTCCTATTGGTGCACTGGTAGGTTTTGCCTTGGGTTCAATGTTCGATGGCTCTGTAACAGCTGGTACAGCTCAGTTGCCTGGACATACCGCTGAAGGCGATTTCAAAATGAGTCTACTCGTTTTGGTAGCCTGCATTATGAAAGCCGACGGGCGTGTTGATAAAGCCGAGTTGGCCGTGGTAAAGAAATTCTTAGTTGCCAATTTTGGTGAAGAAGGTGCACTGGATGCCCTGCAAATACTGAAAAAATTACTGGATCAGCCTATCGATGAAACTGAAGTGGCTATGCAGATCGGTCAGAATCTGAACTACTCTTCTAAGCTCGAATTGCTTCATTTGCTGTTCAATATCGCTTATGCCGATGGAGAGGTGGTGGCGTCGGAGTTAAATACTATCCAGCGCATTGCTCAGATATTCAGGATTGATCGTCTTGATTTTGAGTCAATCAAAGCTCCTTACATGAAGCATGTGGATACAAATTGGGCATACAAATCGCTCGAAATAGAACCAAGTGCTACAAACGAGGAAATAAAAAAGGCCTATCGCAAGATGGCTATGAAATACCACCCCGATAAAGTGAATGATTTGGGTGAAGAAGTAAAAAAATCCGCTACCGAAAAATTCCGCTCTATCAATGAAGCGTATGAAAGCCTGAAAAAGCAACGAGGAATAAATTGA
- the rbfA gene encoding 30S ribosome-binding factor RbfA: protein METTRQQKISRMLQKELGEIFLLYARELQGTLITVTAVRVSPDLGIARTHLSIFPSDRSAAVLAKVQDDSRAIRFDLGKRVRHQLRIVPELFFHVDDSLDYLENIDNLLKSDPFSPLNEEK, encoded by the coding sequence ATGGAAACTACCAGACAACAAAAAATATCGCGGATGTTGCAGAAAGAGTTGGGAGAAATCTTTTTGTTGTATGCTCGTGAATTACAGGGTACATTGATTACTGTAACTGCGGTTCGGGTAAGTCCCGACTTAGGAATTGCACGTACACATTTAAGTATTTTCCCTAGTGATAGATCTGCTGCTGTGCTGGCTAAAGTTCAGGATGACAGCCGTGCTATTCGTTTCGATTTAGGAAAACGCGTACGTCACCAGTTGCGTATAGTTCCGGAACTTTTCTTCCATGTGGACGATTCGCTCGACTATCTGGAGAATATTGATAATCTACTCAAAAGCGATCCTTTTTCGCCTCTGAACGAAGAAAAATAA
- the zwf gene encoding glucose-6-phosphate dehydrogenase yields the protein MEEVIKKVTRKNPVESQILVIFGSNGDLAKRKLLPAIFQLYLDNLLPERFAVLGAGSMEKTEAENRTDVGASLLEFATKGATDNPEKLQLFLENVYYQKVHNETEEDFGLLKQYIDDLSARLELPQNIIYYFSIPPFLYEVVAGHLVKYGLNEEATGWKRIIIEKPFGYSYDTAIDLDKKLRNGFNEDQIYRIDHYLGKETVQNIMVTRFSNGFFEPIWNRKYIDRVEITASEKIGVGSRGGYYDTSGAMRDMIQNHLLQVLAVVAMEPPSIFDSESIRNESVKVLQSLRPIKPAEITQNVVRGQYIETLVDDVIQKGYRQEKGVAPNSKTETFVALRVFVDNWRWGDVPFYIRTGKQLPEHVTEVTIHLKPAPHQLFKQRCVAQSTNMIILRISPDAGVAVDFGMKIPGAGYKVQNVNMDFHYSDLAETKISEAYERLLLDCMIGDSTLYARADAVKASWKFVDPILQAWKTNQDIPLYFYECNTWGPKEANLLFGNKELKWRPPFKKFKTQ from the coding sequence ATGGAAGAAGTAATTAAAAAAGTAACCCGAAAGAACCCGGTGGAAAGCCAGATACTGGTAATTTTCGGGTCGAATGGCGACTTGGCTAAGCGTAAGCTTTTACCCGCCATTTTTCAGCTATATCTTGACAACTTATTGCCCGAACGCTTCGCGGTGCTCGGTGCCGGTAGTATGGAAAAAACTGAAGCCGAAAACCGTACCGATGTGGGTGCTTCGCTGTTGGAATTTGCCACCAAAGGAGCAACCGATAATCCCGAAAAGCTCCAACTTTTTCTGGAAAATGTTTATTATCAGAAAGTACATAACGAAACGGAAGAAGATTTTGGTCTGTTGAAGCAATACATCGATGACCTGTCGGCCAGACTGGAGCTTCCGCAAAATATTATTTACTATTTCTCTATCCCGCCGTTCTTGTACGAAGTGGTGGCCGGTCATTTGGTAAAGTATGGTTTGAATGAAGAAGCGACCGGTTGGAAGCGGATTATAATAGAGAAACCATTCGGATACAGCTACGATACAGCGATAGATCTGGACAAAAAACTCCGAAACGGCTTTAATGAAGATCAGATTTATCGTATCGACCATTATCTGGGAAAAGAAACGGTTCAGAATATTATGGTTACGCGTTTCTCTAACGGCTTTTTTGAACCGATATGGAACCGAAAATATATTGATCGAGTAGAGATTACAGCTTCCGAGAAAATCGGTGTGGGCAGTCGTGGTGGGTATTATGATACTTCGGGTGCCATGCGCGATATGATTCAGAATCACTTGTTGCAGGTGCTGGCCGTAGTTGCCATGGAGCCGCCGTCTATTTTTGATTCGGAGTCTATCCGTAATGAAAGTGTGAAAGTGTTGCAATCGCTCCGACCTATTAAACCGGCAGAGATTACTCAAAATGTTGTGCGAGGCCAATACATCGAAACCTTGGTGGACGATGTGATTCAAAAAGGCTACCGGCAGGAAAAAGGAGTTGCTCCGAATTCGAAAACCGAAACTTTTGTGGCGTTGCGGGTTTTTGTCGATAACTGGCGCTGGGGCGACGTTCCTTTTTATATCCGTACAGGAAAACAACTGCCTGAACATGTAACCGAAGTTACCATACACTTGAAACCGGCTCCTCATCAGCTGTTCAAGCAGCGTTGTGTGGCTCAGTCTACCAATATGATCATTCTGCGTATAAGTCCTGATGCCGGAGTGGCTGTAGATTTTGGGATGAAAATACCGGGTGCCGGTTACAAGGTTCAGAACGTAAATATGGATTTTCATTATTCTGATTTAGCTGAAACTAAAATATCCGAAGCTTACGAACGTTTATTGTTAGACTGTATGATTGGTGACTCCACCCTTTACGCCCGCGCCGATGCCGTAAAAGCGAGCTGGAAGTTTGTTGATCCGATTTTGCAGGCATGGAAAACCAATCAGGATATTCCGTTGTATTTTTACGAATGCAATACCTGGGGACCGAAAGAAGCCAATCTGCTGTTTGGAAACAAAGAACTTAAATGGCGACCACCGTTTAAAAAGTTCAAGACTCAATAA
- the pafA gene encoding alkaline phosphatase PafA, translating to MKKIFFLNILLLLGSSTLSAQKNTQLERPKLVVGIVVDQMRWDYLYRYYNKYESGGFKRLLNDGFSCENTMINYIPAVTALGHTSIFTGSVPSIHGIAGNDWIDPKTGKSVYCTDDSTVTTVGANSKAGKMSPRNLWATTITDELRLATNFQSKVVGVSLKDRASILPAGHNPTAAFWIDDASGKFITSSYYMQQLPGWVNDFNNANPIDKLIANGWNTLLPIDQYTESTDDDVEWEGILKGATRPVFPYDTKKAYAADHGSLRQMPFGNTLTLQFAKAAIEGYKLGQEASSDFLTINCASTDYCGHLVGPNAIEIEDVYLRLDRDLAEFFSYLDKKIGKGNYLIFLTADHGAAHAEGFSRAHKMPTGLLAKDLESNMVKTIEKQFGAKKLILGTDNFQVTYNKERIDSLKLNINEIKSATINYLIHQEGIQYAVDQDKIADASIPEPLKTLMINGYNQQRSGSVLMVNLPGWLPAYCKKGCTHSVWNPYDTHIPLIFMGWNIAHGTTNRTTQMTDISATLAALLHIQMPSGCIGAPITEITNKK from the coding sequence ATGAAAAAGATTTTTTTCTTAAATATACTGTTACTTTTAGGAAGTAGCACGTTGTCCGCTCAAAAAAATACGCAGCTGGAACGCCCTAAACTGGTCGTTGGTATTGTAGTCGACCAAATGCGCTGGGATTATCTTTATCGCTACTACAATAAATATGAATCAGGCGGCTTTAAACGGCTGCTCAATGATGGTTTTTCGTGCGAAAACACCATGATAAACTACATTCCGGCAGTGACTGCACTGGGGCACACATCCATTTTTACCGGTTCGGTTCCATCCATACATGGCATTGCCGGAAACGATTGGATTGACCCAAAAACCGGAAAATCGGTTTATTGCACCGACGATTCGACCGTAACCACTGTAGGAGCCAACAGCAAAGCCGGTAAAATGTCGCCCCGCAATTTGTGGGCTACAACCATTACAGACGAATTGCGCCTGGCAACAAATTTTCAATCGAAAGTTGTGGGTGTTTCGCTTAAAGACAGAGCTTCAATCCTGCCGGCCGGACACAATCCTACTGCCGCTTTCTGGATAGACGATGCCTCAGGTAAATTTATCACCAGTTCTTATTACATGCAGCAACTTCCGGGTTGGGTAAACGATTTCAACAACGCTAATCCCATCGATAAACTCATTGCTAACGGATGGAATACGCTGTTGCCGATAGATCAGTACACAGAAAGTACAGACGATGATGTGGAATGGGAAGGAATACTGAAGGGTGCTACCAGACCGGTTTTTCCATACGACACGAAGAAAGCCTATGCGGCCGATCATGGATCGTTGCGTCAAATGCCGTTTGGCAATACGCTAACATTGCAATTTGCCAAAGCAGCCATTGAAGGTTACAAGCTCGGACAAGAAGCATCGAGCGATTTTCTAACCATCAACTGCGCTTCAACAGATTATTGCGGACACCTGGTTGGTCCAAATGCGATAGAAATAGAAGATGTTTACCTGCGACTGGACCGCGACTTAGCCGAATTTTTCAGCTACCTCGACAAAAAGATAGGCAAAGGAAATTACCTGATATTCCTCACTGCCGATCATGGAGCTGCTCATGCCGAAGGTTTTTCGCGTGCTCACAAAATGCCTACAGGGTTATTGGCCAAAGACCTGGAAAGCAACATGGTGAAAACAATAGAAAAACAATTTGGAGCTAAAAAACTGATTCTGGGTACAGACAATTTTCAGGTTACGTATAACAAAGAAAGAATTGACAGCCTGAAGCTCAATATAAACGAGATTAAATCGGCCACCATCAATTATCTGATTCATCAGGAAGGAATTCAATATGCTGTTGATCAGGATAAAATTGCAGACGCCTCTATTCCTGAACCACTCAAAACCCTTATGATAAATGGATATAACCAGCAACGAAGCGGAAGTGTGCTGATGGTAAATCTTCCGGGCTGGCTTCCGGCCTATTGCAAGAAAGGGTGTACACACAGCGTGTGGAATCCCTACGATACACATATTCCACTCATATTTATGGGATGGAACATAGCGCACGGCACTACCAACCGGACTACACAAATGACCGACATTTCGGCTACACTGGCTGCACTGCTTCACATACAGATGCCCAGCGGATGTATTGGTGCACCGATTACTGAAATCACAAACAAGAAATAG
- a CDS encoding HAD family hydrolase, giving the protein MTFKGAIFDFNGTLFWDTPYHDRAFDIFLAKRGLHLTDEEKRVKIHGKGNPDIMRTIFGNQLTDQELEDLTQEKELIYRELCEDELKFADGAEDLFNFLASNNIPQTIATSAGIENVAFYFEHMGLNRWFSLDKVAYNDGTLRGKPEPDVFLAGAEKLGLKPSETVIFEDSVPGIIAAEKAGAGLIYIVNSYGENYSRFSYDIITHFDRVDRKLFER; this is encoded by the coding sequence ATGACTTTTAAAGGAGCAATTTTCGATTTCAACGGAACACTTTTCTGGGATACACCATATCACGACAGAGCTTTTGATATTTTTTTGGCAAAAAGAGGACTTCACCTTACCGACGAAGAAAAAAGAGTAAAAATACACGGTAAGGGTAATCCGGACATTATGCGAACAATTTTTGGTAATCAACTGACTGATCAGGAACTCGAAGACCTGACGCAGGAAAAGGAATTGATTTATCGTGAATTGTGCGAAGATGAACTGAAGTTCGCCGATGGGGCTGAAGATTTATTTAATTTTCTCGCCTCCAATAATATTCCTCAAACCATAGCAACCTCTGCGGGTATCGAAAATGTAGCTTTCTATTTCGAGCATATGGGTCTGAACCGTTGGTTTAGTCTCGATAAAGTGGCTTACAACGACGGAACCTTGCGAGGAAAACCGGAGCCCGATGTTTTTCTGGCCGGTGCCGAAAAACTTGGACTGAAACCTTCCGAAACTGTTATTTTCGAAGATTCGGTTCCCGGAATTATTGCTGCCGAAAAAGCCGGTGCCGGACTGATTTATATCGTTAACTCGTATGGCGAGAATTACAGCAGATTTTCGTACGATATAATCACACATTTTGACCGTGTGGATAGAAAACTATTTGAACGATAG
- the pgl gene encoding 6-phosphogluconolactonase, with translation MDSNIHVFETPEQTARAVAELILNMAKEKNKHSLPFNVALSGGSTPKLLFNILAAEYAQSIPWHFVRLFWVDERCVPPTHPESNFGMTYENLLKQVPVHNSNVFRMLGEVNPAKEAERYQTMLEAQLPLRDALPRFDLILLGMGDDGHTASIFPDNMSLLYADASVAVAAHPVSGQQRITLTGNVISNADKVVFLITGSSKSSVLQQIIHRKQNFKDFPASYIHAYSAPADFYLDKAAAAEL, from the coding sequence ATGGATTCTAACATTCATGTATTCGAAACTCCTGAACAAACTGCACGGGCTGTGGCAGAGTTGATTCTGAACATGGCGAAAGAGAAGAACAAACATTCGCTTCCATTCAATGTGGCTTTGTCGGGTGGGAGTACTCCAAAATTGTTATTCAATATTTTGGCAGCGGAATATGCTCAGTCTATTCCCTGGCATTTTGTTCGATTGTTTTGGGTGGATGAACGTTGTGTTCCGCCTACGCACCCCGAAAGCAATTTCGGGATGACGTATGAAAACTTACTGAAACAAGTTCCTGTCCACAATTCCAATGTGTTCAGAATGCTTGGCGAAGTCAATCCAGCGAAAGAGGCCGAACGCTACCAGACCATGCTCGAAGCTCAACTGCCGTTAAGGGATGCTTTACCCCGCTTCGACCTTATTTTATTGGGTATGGGAGATGATGGCCACACAGCATCGATTTTTCCCGACAATATGAGCTTACTGTATGCCGATGCATCCGTGGCGGTTGCCGCGCACCCAGTCAGTGGTCAGCAAAGAATTACGCTGACGGGCAATGTTATTAGCAATGCCGATAAAGTAGTGTTTCTTATCACTGGATCTTCAAAATCATCGGTTTTACAACAAATTATTCACCGGAAACAAAATTTCAAGGATTTTCCGGCATCATATATTCATGCTTATTCCGCTCCGGCCGATTTTTATCTCGATAAAGCAGCCGCCGCGGAACTTTAA
- a CDS encoding AAA family ATPase — protein sequence MGNPFVFGSATSGEQFTDRVQDAERLLANFKHGVSVILISPRRWGKTSLVQKVSAMAQSKDIKVVNLDIFSCRNAEDFYQLFATEVIKQTANKWEEWAENAKKFLSALIPKISFGIDPNTDFSVSLDFSNTRLNDELLDLPQKIAKDKGFRIVVCIDEFQQIAEFLDHVHFQKKLRSVWQLQTEVSYCLYGSKKHVLSELFSNQSMPFYKFGDIFFLQKISTDDWITFICERFRSTGKSISAELARKICDTVENHSSYVQQLAWNVWIKTKTSATSTDVDAALIDLFNQNSMLYYRYIEGLSGFQINFLRAVADGKSNEFTRSETLQNYHLGTSANVKRLKDALEKKELIDITGRIVSFNDPVFKIWFQKNIRKL from the coding sequence ATGGGTAATCCATTTGTTTTTGGTTCAGCCACTTCGGGAGAACAGTTCACCGATAGGGTTCAAGATGCAGAAAGACTATTAGCCAATTTTAAGCACGGCGTTAGTGTTATTCTTATTTCACCGCGTCGCTGGGGGAAAACTTCTTTGGTACAGAAAGTGAGTGCTATGGCTCAAAGTAAAGATATTAAAGTTGTAAACCTTGATATTTTTTCATGCAGGAATGCTGAAGATTTTTATCAGCTTTTTGCCACAGAAGTAATAAAGCAAACGGCTAATAAATGGGAAGAATGGGCTGAGAATGCCAAGAAATTCTTATCTGCATTGATTCCAAAAATAAGTTTTGGTATAGATCCGAATACCGATTTTTCCGTTTCGCTTGATTTTTCAAATACAAGGCTGAATGATGAATTACTTGATTTACCTCAGAAAATAGCTAAGGATAAAGGATTTAGAATCGTAGTCTGTATTGATGAATTTCAACAAATAGCTGAATTTCTGGATCATGTTCATTTTCAGAAGAAACTACGCTCTGTATGGCAATTACAAACAGAGGTTTCGTATTGCTTGTATGGTAGCAAAAAACATGTATTAAGTGAGCTTTTTTCAAATCAAAGCATGCCATTTTATAAATTTGGAGATATCTTTTTTTTGCAAAAAATAAGCACAGACGATTGGATAACCTTCATTTGTGAACGCTTTCGATCAACAGGTAAGAGTATCTCAGCCGAGTTGGCTAGAAAAATATGCGATACAGTTGAAAATCATTCGTCATACGTTCAACAATTAGCATGGAATGTGTGGATTAAAACAAAAACATCAGCAACGAGTACTGATGTTGATGCAGCATTAATTGACTTATTCAATCAAAACTCAATGCTGTATTACAGATATATTGAGGGTTTGTCGGGTTTTCAGATCAACTTTCTGCGAGCAGTTGCCGATGGGAAAAGTAATGAATTTACCAGATCGGAGACACTTCAGAATTATCATTTAGGAACTTCGGCGAATGTGAAACGATTAAAAGATGCTTTAGAGAAAAAGGAGCTGATAGATATAACAGGCAGGATTGTTAGTTTTAATGATCCGGTTTTCAAAATTTGGTTTCAAAAGAACATAAGAAAATTATAA
- the cysS gene encoding cysteine--tRNA ligase, which yields MEHNLYIYNTLSRKKEQFIPLHEDRVGMYVCGPTVYSDVHLGNCRTFISFDLIYRYLLYLGYKVRYVRNITDAGHLEGDRDEGDDKFAKKAKLEQLEPMEIVQKYTVGFHDVLNVFNTLPPSIEPTATGHISEQIEMVKAILESGYAYEIEGTVYFDVEKYNKDLPYGILTNRKLEDLLEGTRELGGQDEKKGRLDFALWIKAKPETLMQWPSPWGWGFPGWHIECSAMSTKYLGATFDIHGGGMDLQATHHTNEIAQSQACNHVAPVKYWMHTNMLTVNGVRMSKSAGNGFLPKELFTGAHPLLERGYSPMTVRFFMAQSHYRSTLDFSNEALQASEKGFERLMDGYARLQKLQASTASSVYTSSLRSKCEEAMNDDFNTPIAIAHLFDALKAINLIHDGKETISAKDLEELKSVFKVFIEDVLGLKSEVATSGGSEAYKGAVDLLLNMRLAAKQNKDWATSDKIRNELTALGFEIKDTKDGFEWKI from the coding sequence ATGGAACACAATTTATATATCTACAACACATTAAGTCGAAAAAAAGAACAATTTATTCCACTCCATGAAGATAGAGTGGGCATGTACGTTTGCGGTCCTACCGTTTACAGCGACGTTCATTTGGGTAATTGCCGTACATTCATTTCTTTCGATTTAATTTACCGTTACTTGCTCTATCTGGGGTATAAAGTGAGATATGTAAGAAACATAACCGATGCCGGACATTTGGAAGGCGACCGCGACGAAGGCGATGATAAATTTGCCAAGAAAGCCAAGCTTGAACAGCTTGAGCCTATGGAAATTGTACAGAAATATACTGTTGGTTTTCATGATGTTTTGAATGTTTTCAATACGCTTCCACCAAGCATCGAACCCACTGCCACCGGACATATTTCCGAGCAGATAGAAATGGTTAAGGCCATTTTGGAAAGCGGTTATGCGTACGAAATTGAAGGTACGGTTTACTTTGATGTTGAGAAATATAATAAAGATTTACCTTACGGAATACTGACCAACCGAAAGTTGGAAGATTTGTTGGAAGGTACACGCGAGTTAGGCGGACAAGACGAGAAAAAAGGTCGACTGGACTTTGCCTTGTGGATAAAAGCCAAGCCGGAAACACTTATGCAATGGCCTTCTCCCTGGGGATGGGGTTTCCCGGGTTGGCATATTGAATGTTCGGCCATGAGTACAAAATACCTTGGTGCAACTTTCGATATTCATGGTGGAGGAATGGATTTGCAAGCCACGCACCATACCAATGAAATAGCTCAATCGCAGGCATGTAACCATGTTGCGCCTGTCAAGTACTGGATGCATACCAATATGCTCACGGTAAATGGCGTCAGAATGTCGAAGAGCGCAGGAAACGGATTTTTACCCAAAGAACTTTTTACGGGGGCACATCCCTTGCTCGAAAGAGGGTATTCTCCCATGACGGTGCGCTTCTTTATGGCTCAGTCGCACTATCGGAGTACGCTGGATTTCTCGAACGAGGCTCTTCAGGCTTCCGAAAAAGGTTTTGAAAGGCTTATGGATGGTTATGCCCGTTTGCAAAAACTGCAGGCTTCGACTGCATCTTCGGTTTATACTTCCAGTTTAAGGTCAAAATGCGAAGAAGCAATGAATGACGATTTCAATACTCCTATTGCAATTGCTCATTTGTTTGATGCACTGAAAGCAATCAATCTGATACACGACGGAAAAGAAACCATCTCTGCAAAAGATTTGGAGGAATTGAAATCTGTTTTCAAGGTGTTTATTGAGGATGTTTTGGGATTGAAATCTGAAGTTGCGACTTCAGGAGGCAGTGAGGCATACAAAGGAGCAGTTGACTTACTGTTGAATATGCGCCTGGCAGCAAAACAAAATAAAGACTGGGCAACCAGCGATAAAATCCGCAACGAACTAACTGCTCTTGGATTCGAAATAAAAGATACGAAGGACGGATTTGAGTGGAAGATTTAA
- the corA gene encoding magnesium/cobalt transporter CorA: protein MSRFIKKKKEDIGLSPYALVFRGQKKTDKTVLRAMDFDLEDVTEQELKSTDDLIGRKKSKKLTWLNIDGLDNAELMENLARVFKIEQNILSDVMNPAARPKVQEFDNGIFITIKMLHFDEKNDSLSADNLSLIITDNTLISFQEQSGLVFEPIRERIRKHKNKIRTSGADYLAFALLDVVVDNYIYINGILGDKIEALENDMTGNLKKELLESINSYKSEMNFMRKHIKPAKEMILNLGKMESEFIHDENRIHFRELQDNINEASELSDSYREILYDQLNVYHSSMSTKLNEIMSILTIFSVIFIPLTFIVGVYGTNFENLPEVHWRHGYLFMWVIMILTTLVMLWFFRRKKWF from the coding sequence ATGTCGAGATTTATCAAAAAGAAAAAAGAAGATATCGGGCTTTCGCCTTATGCTTTGGTGTTTCGTGGGCAAAAGAAAACAGACAAAACTGTTTTACGAGCCATGGATTTTGACCTGGAAGATGTGACCGAACAAGAGCTGAAATCCACTGACGATCTGATAGGCCGTAAAAAATCTAAAAAACTCACCTGGCTTAATATTGACGGACTGGATAATGCCGAATTGATGGAAAACCTGGCCCGGGTGTTTAAAATTGAGCAAAATATTCTTTCGGATGTAATGAATCCGGCAGCACGGCCTAAAGTGCAGGAATTCGACAACGGAATTTTCATTACCATCAAGATGCTTCATTTTGATGAAAAGAACGATAGCTTGTCTGCTGATAATCTGAGTTTGATTATCACCGATAATACGCTTATTTCTTTTCAGGAGCAATCGGGGTTGGTGTTCGAACCTATCCGCGAACGGATTCGTAAGCATAAAAACAAAATCAGAACTTCCGGAGCGGATTATCTGGCTTTTGCTTTGCTGGATGTGGTTGTGGATAATTACATATATATCAACGGTATATTGGGAGATAAAATTGAAGCGTTGGAAAATGACATGACCGGTAATCTGAAGAAGGAGTTATTGGAAAGCATAAATTCGTATAAAAGTGAAATGAACTTTATGCGTAAACATATTAAGCCTGCAAAAGAAATGATTCTCAACCTGGGCAAGATGGAGTCGGAATTTATACACGACGAAAACCGAATTCATTTCCGCGAGCTGCAGGACAATATCAACGAAGCTTCCGAGTTGTCGGACAGTTACCGCGAAATTCTTTACGATCAGTTAAATGTATATCATTCATCCATGAGTACCAAGCTGAACGAAATAATGAGTATTCTGACGATTTTTTCAGTGATCTTCATTCCATTGACCTTCATAGTAGGAGTTTACGGAACCAACTTTGAGAACTTGCCCGAAGTGCACTGGCGACACGGTTATCTGTTTATGTGGGTGATAATGATTTTAACCACATTGGTTATGCTCTGGTTTTTTCGTCGAAAGAAATGGTTTTGA